The nucleotide sequence CCGACGCGCTCGTCGAATCCGTCATCGGCCCGACCTCGCACTACACGACGGGGCCGCTGGCCGACCGCCGCGAGGACGACATCGCGCTGCTGCTGCTCGCCCGCAACGACTCGCCCGACCGGCCCCGCACCCCGGTCACCCGGCGTACCGCGCTGAGCATCGCCCAGGCCGAACCCGAGCGGATCGCCGACGCCCGGCAGCAGCTGCGGGACCTGCTGCACGACTGGGCCGACGAGGACCAGATCGACTCCGCCGTGCTGATGCTGTCCGAGATGGTCACCAACGTCCTCGTCCACACCGACGGCGACGCGCTGCTGACGGCCGAGGCCGCGGGCAAGCGCGGCAAGCGGCGGCTGCGCGTCGAGGTCACCGACGCGAGCGACGAGCAGCCGCACCGCAGACGCCCGGGGGAGCTGGCGTCCAGCGGGCGCGGACTGGTGCTGATGGAGGTGCTCGCGACGGCGTGGGGCGTCGACCCGCGCGGCGAGGGCAAGTCGATCTGGTTCGAGCTCTACGAGGACGGCGAGGACGCGCCGTCCGGCGGCCCCGGTTCGCCCGGGGCGCTGTAGCGGCCCCGCAGCTCGGAGATCACCCCGAACACCGCGGCCGTCAGCGGTACGGCCAGCAGCAGCCCCAGGATCCCGGCGACGGCGGCGCCCGCAGTGATCGTCACCATCACCACGGCCGGGTGCATCTGGACCGTACGGCTCTGCACCGCCGGCTGGAGCACATGCCCCTCCAGCACCTGCACGGCCAGCACCACCCCCAGCGCCCACAGCGCGATCGGCCAGCCCCGGTCGGCGAGCGCGACGAGCACGGCGACGGCGCCCGAGATGAGGGCGCCCAGGTACGGGATGTACGCCCCGACGAAGACCAGCGCGCCGAGCCCGACGGCGCCCGGCACCCGCAGGATCAGCAGGCCCACCGTGATGCAGACGGCGTCGATCAGGGCGATCACGGTCGTCCCGCGCATGAACCCCTCGACGGCGTGGAAGGCGCGGCGCGCCATGGCCTCGACGGCCTCACCCGTCGCACGCGGCGCGAGCGACCTGAGCGCCCCCGCCGCCTTGTCGGAGTCCCGCAGGAAGAAGAACATCAGCAGCAGCGCCAGCACGGAGGTGGCGATCAGCTCACCGATGACGCTGATCCCGGTGACCACCCCGGACGCCGCCGTCGCGCCGAACTTCCCCAGCAGCTCCTTGGCGTTGCTCGCGATGTCGTCCAGCGAGGTCCCCGCGGCGCCGAAGTGCTTGGACACGTCCTTCGCCGCCTGCTTGAGCGAGGAGACGATCTGGTCGCCGCTGTCCACGATCGCGTTGACGACGATGTACCCGGCCCCGCCGACCACGGCGACGACGGCGGCGCAGGTGAGCGCGGCGGCCAGCGACCGGTTCAGCCGCAGCGCGACGAGCCGCCGGTGCAGCGGCCCCAGCAGCGCGGTGCCGAGCAGCGCGAGCAGCAGCGGCGTGACGGCCGTCTTGAACGTGACGCACAGCCAGACCGCGACGGCCACGACGCCCGAGGCGAGCAGCAGCACCCCGCACCAGGCGGCGAAGCGCCGGACGCCGACGGGCAGGAGCGGGGACGGCGGCAGCGAAGGAGACGGCGGCGTGGGCGGGGACACGGGCCCACCCGACCACGCCGGAGGCCTGTTTGTCCCGTCCTGGTCGCGTGCGCACCGCCACGCGGGTGACGTGCCGCCGCGGGTGCCGTCGGGCGTTCGTAATCCGTAAGAACTTCCACGGCATCCGCGTCCGGGGACTGCGCGAAGCTGGAGCCGGCCGGCCGTACGCGTACCGCGAGGGGCCGGCATCGCAGGGCGGGAGCGTACGCATGCAGGTCTGGGGCCGCGGAATCGGCGGGATCGTACTGGTGGTGCTCGGAGCGGTCTGGATCGCCCAGGGGTCGGGGTCGATGAAGGGCTCGGCCATGTCGGGCCACTCCCAGTACGCCCTGCTGGGCGTGGTGGTGGCCCTGGTCGGCATCTATCTGCTGTGGGCCGCCTGGCGGGCCCACAGCAGGCGGGACGCCGAGGCGCGCGCGCCTCGCGCCTAGGTCGTGTCCGCGAAGTCTCGTCTGGCTCGCGATGCCCGGCAGCCCCGCCCATAGGGCGGACGACGATACTTCGCGGACACTCCCTAGGTCGCCCGGTGCCGGCCCGGTGAGGTGATCGCGCGGGCCGCCGTCACTTCCTGGCGCAGCGGGGCCAGGACGCCGGTCTCGTCGCCGGTCAGCTCGGCCCGTACCTGCGTCAGCGTCGTACTCGACCGCACGCCCTCCGCCATCCCGCGCAACTGCCGCTCGATGGCGGCGACCTCGGCGGGCGCGGGCGGCGGCGCCCCGTGGTTGACGCGGACGCGGGCCGCCGTCGTGGCGTCCACGACCCGTTCGACGGCGACGACCAGCGGCCACCAGGCGGCTGCCCGGCGGCCGGTGGGCGGCGGTTCGGTCAGGGCGCGCTGGAACTCGGAGCGTACGAGCGACAGGTCGCGGTAGATACGCCGCCGCCTGCGCACGCGTTCCGCCCGGTCCGCGCCGCCGCCTCCACCGTCACCTTCGCCCGCCGTGCCGAACGCGTAACTCACGTAGTCCGCCGCGTCGTCGACGGCGTCCGCGAGCCGGTCGCCGATCCTGGTGTGCCAGCTCTCCGGCCAGAGCAGATAGCCGGCGATCAGCGCGATGCCGCAGCCGATCAGACTGTCCAGGAGCCGGGGCACCACCAGGTCGAAGCCCTGGTGGTTGAGGATGTCCGACAGCAGCAGGATCACCGGCGTGATGGCCGCCGTCTGGAAGGCGTACCCCTTCACCGACAGGGCCGGGATGAGCGGCGCGAGCACCGCCATCACCGCCACGTCCCACCAGCCGCGCGGCACTTCGGCGAGCACGGCCGCCCCCACCACGACCCCCGCCGCCGTGCCGAGCGCGCGCAGCACGGCGCGGGAGAAGACCGAGCCGAAGTCGGGCTTGAGCACGAAGGTGATGGTGAGGGCGACCCAGTACGAGCGGGGCACCGGGATCAGCGAGACCAGGCTCTGCGCGAGGCCGATGCACAGCGCGAGCCGCAGCCCGTAGCGCCAGGACGCCTCCGACAGCAGGACGTCGCGGGTCGCGCGGCGGGCCCGGATGCGCAGGGCGGCGGGGCGGCCGAGCGGGTCGTCGCCGGTGGCGGGCGGGTCGGCGTCGGCGTTGTGCACCACGGCTGACGCGTACCGCAGCGCGACGTCCACGGCGCGCTGCGAAGGGGTGGCGGGCGCGGGCAGTTCGAGCGTGGGGTCGCCGCCGCCGCGTCCTGCCGCCACGGTCGCGGCGAGTTCCCGCACCGCCGCCGGGATCGCGTCCGGCAGCGGGCTGCCGTGCAGATGCGCGGCGGGCGCCGCCTCGACGAGCGGGATGACGACGTTGAGCTGGGCGAGCAGCCGCACCAGTGAGCTGCGTCTGCCGTGGTCGTGCGCGCGGCGGGCCAGCACCAGGTCGTACGCGTGGTTCAGCGCCTGGGTGACGGCCTGTCTGCGCGTCTCGTACGCCGGGGTGCCCGCGGCGGCGAGCAGATCGGCCGCCGCGCCGTACGTCGCCGCGACGGCGCCGCGCTCCGGCACCCGGCCGCGCAGCGGCCAGGCCAGCAGGGACAGCGCGAGGACGAAAAGACCGCCGAGGGAGAGCAGCAGCGGGGCCTTCCACCAGGGGTCCGGCATCTGGAGGCCCGCGCCCACCACGGCGTTGAGCAGGAGCAGCAGCCCGGAGACGCTGGCGACGGCGCCGATCGAGGAGATCATGCCGGAGACGAGCGCGATGAGCGTCAGTATCCCGACGGCCAGCCAGCCCTCCCCGTAGACGAGGGTGCCGAGCGTGACGCCGACGGCGCCGAAGAACTGGGGGAGGGCGATGTTGAAGACCCGCATCCGGTACGCGTCGGCGGTGTCGCCGATGACTCCGGTCAGGGCGCCCATCGAGACGAGCGCGCCGTACGCGGGCTTGTCGGTGGCGAGGCCGACGACGATCGGTACGGCCATGGCGACGGAGGCCCGGGCCGCCGCGGCCCAGGGGACGGGCGCCTTCTTGGGCCGCAGCCCGGCGACCAGCCATGCGGGCGGTGCCAGCAGGGCGGCTCGCGCGTCGGTGCGTACTCGGTCTCGGTCCCGGTCTCCCATGGGCGCCACCTTGGCCTACGGGGCGGGGTGACGTCAGCTTTGACAGCGCGGGAGCGCCTGCGGAAGGGTGCGCGGGCCTGCCGAAGGGTGCGCTGGCCTGCCGGGGGTCTCAGCCCTGGTACCCCTCGACCTCGCCCTCCGGGCGCACCCGCGCCTCGTCGGGGTTCTCGCCGAACTCGGTCTTGGCGCGGCGCTGGCGCAGCAGGTCCCAGCACTGGTCGAGCTGCACCTCGACGGCGCGCAGCCGTACCCGCTCCTCGGCGTCGAGACCGAGATTCCCTGTCGACCGCGAGCGCAGGCTGTGCTCCTCGGCGACGAGGTCGTTGATGTTGGCGAGGATGTCGCCGTTGTCACTGGGGGCGTTCATGACTGCCTCCTCCTTCGGAGCCGGGCTCGCACCTTACCCCCGCCGCTGGGTCGCGACGGGGGCAAGGACGGTGTGGAGGGAGAGTGCTGTTGACGGTCGGTCACCGGGACTTTCGTCACCGGGGCTTCGGCACGTAGTGGTCCGAGGCGAGTGCCCAGATCACGAACGCCGACAGTGCCATGCCTACGACCGCCCAGACGGGCTGGTGCGGCAGATACATGAACTGCGCGACGATGTTCAGCGAGGCGAGGGCGATGCCGACGTACCTCGCTATCCGGTTTCCGGTCAGGATGCCGAGACCGGCCAGTGCGATCAGAACTCCGAGGCCGAGGTGGATCCAGCCCCACGACGTGATGTTGAAGGCGTACGCGTAGTTCCCGGTGCTGTTCAGCACAGCATCTTTCTTGATCGCGACGATGCCTTGGAGGATGTCGGTCGCACCGGAGACCAGCATCAGAACACCGGCGAAGAGAGTGCCACCCATCGCCCAGGCGGCGTTCCTCGTCGTATGGGAGCCGGTCCCGGAACCGGTGCCGGTTCCCGCCCTGCTGCCCATCCCGTTCATGCTGCCGTTGCCGTTTCCGGTGCCTTGGTTGGTGCCTGCGCCCATGCCCGTTGAAGGGGGGCGATGCGTTGTGTTCTGGCTCATGTCTCCACTGTGCTCCGAATGGTGCAATTACGACATTTGAGACGAAGCGTTTGGGTATAAAGATTCAGTAAAGGCGCCCTCGCAAGGCTCCCACCAGCCAAGAAGCAGCGGCGACGATCAGTCCGCAGACCAGAACGATCCAGGAGGCCGTACGCAGCGAACCGGTCAGCGCGTCGTACACGGCCCCGCCCGCCGAGCGGTCCACGTCGGACGGCAGCGCGTCCAGGGACAGCCCGCGGCCCACCGTGATCAGCACGATCAGCACGACGGCCCCCACGGCGAAGGCGGCGCCGACGAAGATCGCCGCCCGCCGCCGGCGTACGGCGACCAGCACGGCGAGGACGGCGACCACGAGCGCCGCCACCCCCGGCCAGATCCCGGCCCGCTGCAGACCGCGTACGGCTTCGCGCGAGACGCCCAGATCGGCGGGGTCCAGCACGGTGATGCTCGCGTGCCGGACCGGGATCCGGCCCGCGAACGGCACCCCGTCGGCGACGAGCTGCCGCTTCACCGCCCGGCTCACCGGCGCAAGATCGATGGTCACCGACTTGTCGGAGTCGCCTTCCAGTGCTTGCTGGGTGCTGCTCTGCACGGCGCGGCTGAGCGCCTTCCACACGGTGGCGAAGGCGCCGCTGGTCGTGAAGGCGTGCACGGCGTCGTGCAGCGGCGCGCGCACCGCGTCGCGGAGCGGCCCTGGACCGAGCTGCCGCAGGGCCTCCTCGGTGACCTGGTCCGTGACCGCGTTCCGCACGTCCCTGTCGGAGGAGAGCGGCGCCATCGTGGCGACGAAGCGGTCGGAGTCGTCGAGTTCGAGACGGGCCCACGCGGCGACGGCGCTGACCGGCGTCAGCAATGCCAACAGGACGATCAGCGTCATGGAGAGGGAGTTCCGCAAGGTCCGCACCCCTCAAGTGAACGGGGCGGGGCCCGGGGCCGCGATCGGACCGCGTCCGATCGCCACGGTCCGGCCGCCGCGGTCGCCACGGGTTGCCGGGTCCCGCGTCCGGGTGTGCTCTGGAACGAACGGGGGGTGCGACGGGGGTACGACGGAAGGAGCGCCTGCCATGGCACACGCAGCGATACCGACGCGACGCCGACACCGCTACCGCCAGGACCACGGGCAGGACCACGGGCAGGACCAGCGGAACGATCACCGGCACATCTCGCGGCTCGCCGTCGCCGTACCCGTCCTGCTGGGCATCGCGTACGGCGC is from Streptomyces sp. NBC_00370 and encodes:
- a CDS encoding AI-2E family transporter gives rise to the protein MSPPTPPSPSLPPSPLLPVGVRRFAAWCGVLLLASGVVAVAVWLCVTFKTAVTPLLLALLGTALLGPLHRRLVALRLNRSLAAALTCAAVVAVVGGAGYIVVNAIVDSGDQIVSSLKQAAKDVSKHFGAAGTSLDDIASNAKELLGKFGATAASGVVTGISVIGELIATSVLALLLMFFFLRDSDKAAGALRSLAPRATGEAVEAMARRAFHAVEGFMRGTTVIALIDAVCITVGLLILRVPGAVGLGALVFVGAYIPYLGALISGAVAVLVALADRGWPIALWALGVVLAVQVLEGHVLQPAVQSRTVQMHPAVVMVTITAGAAVAGILGLLLAVPLTAAVFGVISELRGRYSAPGEPGPPDGASSPSS
- a CDS encoding FUSC family protein, with the protein product MGDRDRDRVRTDARAALLAPPAWLVAGLRPKKAPVPWAAAARASVAMAVPIVVGLATDKPAYGALVSMGALTGVIGDTADAYRMRVFNIALPQFFGAVGVTLGTLVYGEGWLAVGILTLIALVSGMISSIGAVASVSGLLLLLNAVVGAGLQMPDPWWKAPLLLSLGGLFVLALSLLAWPLRGRVPERGAVAATYGAAADLLAAAGTPAYETRRQAVTQALNHAYDLVLARRAHDHGRRSSLVRLLAQLNVVIPLVEAAPAAHLHGSPLPDAIPAAVRELAATVAAGRGGGDPTLELPAPATPSQRAVDVALRYASAVVHNADADPPATGDDPLGRPAALRIRARRATRDVLLSEASWRYGLRLALCIGLAQSLVSLIPVPRSYWVALTITFVLKPDFGSVFSRAVLRALGTAAGVVVGAAVLAEVPRGWWDVAVMAVLAPLIPALSVKGYAFQTAAITPVILLLSDILNHQGFDLVVPRLLDSLIGCGIALIAGYLLWPESWHTRIGDRLADAVDDAADYVSYAFGTAGEGDGGGGGADRAERVRRRRRIYRDLSLVRSEFQRALTEPPPTGRRAAAWWPLVVAVERVVDATTAARVRVNHGAPPPAPAEVAAIERQLRGMAEGVRSSTTLTQVRAELTGDETGVLAPLRQEVTAARAITSPGRHRAT
- a CDS encoding DUF2630 family protein, which encodes MNAPSDNGDILANINDLVAEEHSLRSRSTGNLGLDAEERVRLRAVEVQLDQCWDLLRQRRAKTEFGENPDEARVRPEGEVEGYQG
- a CDS encoding DUF7144 family membrane protein yields the protein MSQNTTHRPPSTGMGAGTNQGTGNGNGSMNGMGSRAGTGTGSGTGSHTTRNAAWAMGGTLFAGVLMLVSGATDILQGIVAIKKDAVLNSTGNYAYAFNITSWGWIHLGLGVLIALAGLGILTGNRIARYVGIALASLNIVAQFMYLPHQPVWAVVGMALSAFVIWALASDHYVPKPR